A single genomic interval of Celeribacter indicus harbors:
- a CDS encoding YbjN domain-containing protein, with amino-acid sequence MSFTEQSISTEIHPIDLCEHLAEYNDWEFDRVAEDQIAMAVEGQWRTYSITLAWSEYDETLRLICTFEMEPPEEKLPQIFDVLNRANDQIWTGAFTYWQEQNLMVYRYGLVLSGGQIASPEQVDRMIGAAVGACERFYPAFQLVAWADRTAAEAMDVAIREAYGRA; translated from the coding sequence ATGTCGTTTACTGAGCAGAGCATTTCCACCGAAATCCACCCGATCGACCTGTGCGAGCATCTCGCCGAATACAACGATTGGGAATTCGACCGGGTCGCCGAAGACCAGATCGCGATGGCGGTCGAGGGACAGTGGCGCACCTATTCGATCACGCTCGCCTGGTCCGAATACGACGAGACGCTGCGCCTGATCTGCACCTTCGAGATGGAGCCGCCCGAGGAAAAACTGCCGCAGATCTTCGACGTGCTGAACCGCGCCAACGACCAGATCTGGACCGGGGCCTTCACCTATTGGCAGGAACAGAACCTGATGGTCTATCGCTACGGCCTCGTGCTGTCGGGCGGGCAGATCGCGAGCCCGGAACAGGTCGACCGCATGATCGGCGCGGCGGTGGGGGCCTGCGAACGCTTCTATCCGGCGTTCCAGCTCGTCGCCTGGGCCGACCGCACGGCCGCCGAGGCGATGGACGTGGCGATCCGCGAGGCCTACGGGCGCGCCTGA
- a CDS encoding accessory factor UbiK family protein, translating to MQTRNKIFDDISQLMTNAMGVAQGARDEAETAMKGLVDRWLADRDFVTREEFDAVRAMAQKAREENEELKTRLDALERREKA from the coding sequence ATGCAGACCCGGAACAAGATTTTTGACGACATCTCGCAGCTCATGACCAACGCCATGGGCGTGGCCCAGGGCGCGCGGGACGAGGCGGAGACCGCGATGAAGGGGCTGGTGGACCGCTGGCTCGCGGATCGCGATTTCGTGACCCGCGAGGAATTCGACGCGGTGCGCGCGATGGCGCAGAAGGCACGCGAGGAAAACGAGGAGCTGAAGACGCGCCTCGACGCGCTGGAGCGGCGCGAAAAGGCGTGA
- the lgt gene encoding prolipoprotein diacylglyceryl transferase: MPAAIEFPDISSILFEIDIGPVHFALHWYALAYIFGFVAGWFLVLRALRVPRLWPAQTPPLSRTEFEDLLTWLILGVILGGRLGYVLFYKPAYFLAHPVEIPMVWQGGMSFHGGFLGVVVAALLWGRRHGKPLLTLGDILAYATPPGLLFGRIANFVNAELWGRPTDMPWGVIFPGEAAQSCATVTAACARHPSQLYEAGLEGLLLGTLLIALVWGARAFRRPGLVMGLFFAGYGLSRFVVEFYRVADAQFTSPTNPEGNVLWILSMGQLLSLPMILVGLFFVLRARRA, encoded by the coding sequence ATGCCCGCCGCCATCGAATTTCCCGATATCTCCTCGATCCTCTTCGAGATCGACATCGGCCCCGTGCATTTCGCGCTGCACTGGTACGCGCTCGCCTATATCTTCGGCTTCGTCGCGGGCTGGTTTCTCGTGCTGCGGGCGCTGAGGGTGCCGCGGCTCTGGCCGGCGCAGACACCGCCGCTGTCGCGCACGGAATTCGAGGACCTGCTCACCTGGCTCATCCTCGGCGTCATCCTTGGCGGGCGGCTCGGCTATGTGCTGTTCTACAAGCCCGCCTATTTCCTCGCTCACCCCGTCGAGATCCCGATGGTCTGGCAGGGGGGGATGTCCTTTCACGGCGGGTTCCTCGGCGTGGTGGTCGCGGCGCTGCTCTGGGGGCGGCGGCACGGCAAGCCGCTGCTGACGCTCGGGGATATCCTCGCCTATGCGACGCCGCCGGGGCTCCTGTTCGGGCGGATCGCGAATTTCGTGAATGCCGAGCTCTGGGGGCGCCCGACGGACATGCCCTGGGGCGTGATCTTTCCGGGAGAGGCCGCCCAGTCCTGCGCCACCGTGACCGCGGCCTGCGCCCGCCATCCCTCCCAGCTCTACGAAGCCGGGCTCGAAGGGCTTCTGCTCGGCACGCTGCTCATCGCGCTGGTCTGGGGGGCGCGCGCCTTCCGCAGGCCCGGCCTCGTCATGGGGCTGTTCTTCGCGGGCTACGGGTTGTCGCGCTTCGTCGTCGAGTTCTACCGCGTCGCGGATGCCCAGTTCACGAGCCCGACGAATCCCGAGGGCAATGTGCTGTGGATCCTGTCCATGGGGCAACTGCTGTCGCTGCCGATGATCCTGGTGGGCCTCTTCTTCGTCCTGCGGGCCCGGCGCGCATGA
- a CDS encoding class I SAM-dependent methyltransferase, with amino-acid sequence MTPLAEILARRIAQTGPISLADYMSECLLHPRHGYYTTRDPLGAAGDFITAPEISQMFGELLGLCLAQSWLDQGAPAPFVLAEPGPGRGTLMADILRATRGVPGFHAAMRVHLVEASPTLRAAQRHALAGTEVRWCQGIAELPEAPLWLVANEFFDALPIRQFTRAGDGWRETLVGLREGALTLGLSAPAPLAGLAHRLGDTVEGDVVETCPAAGPIVTEIARRLVAHGGAAVVIDYGDWHSRGDTFQALEAHRAVDPLARPGKADLTAHVDFEALAEAARAAGATPSRMIAQGPLLARLGIGPRAEALAAKLGGAELDSHIAAFERLTSPDKMGTLFKALALAPSPQTLPPGFDA; translated from the coding sequence ATGACCCCGCTCGCGGAGATCCTCGCACGGCGGATCGCCCAGACCGGACCGATCAGCCTGGCCGATTACATGTCGGAATGCCTGCTCCATCCCCGGCACGGCTATTACACCACGCGCGATCCGCTGGGGGCCGCGGGCGATTTCATCACCGCGCCGGAAATCAGCCAGATGTTCGGTGAACTCCTCGGCCTCTGCCTTGCGCAGAGCTGGCTGGACCAGGGCGCGCCGGCGCCCTTCGTCCTGGCCGAGCCCGGCCCCGGCCGGGGCACGCTGATGGCCGATATCCTGCGCGCGACGCGGGGCGTGCCGGGGTTTCATGCCGCGATGCGCGTCCACCTGGTCGAGGCCTCCCCCACCCTGCGCGCGGCACAGCGCCACGCGCTCGCAGGGACCGAGGTGCGCTGGTGCCAGGGCATCGCGGAGCTGCCCGAGGCGCCGCTCTGGCTCGTCGCCAACGAGTTCTTCGACGCGCTGCCGATCCGGCAGTTCACCCGTGCGGGCGACGGCTGGCGCGAGACGCTGGTCGGGCTGAGGGAGGGCGCACTCACGCTCGGCCTCTCGGCGCCGGCCCCGCTCGCCGGGCTCGCGCACCGGCTCGGGGACACGGTGGAGGGCGACGTGGTGGAGACCTGCCCCGCCGCGGGGCCCATCGTCACGGAGATCGCCCGGCGCCTCGTGGCCCATGGCGGCGCGGCGGTGGTGATCGACTACGGCGACTGGCATTCGCGCGGGGACACGTTCCAGGCGCTCGAAGCGCATCGGGCGGTCGATCCGCTGGCCCGGCCGGGCAAGGCCGACCTGACCGCCCATGTCGATTTCGAGGCGCTGGCAGAAGCGGCACGGGCGGCGGGCGCGACCCCTTCCCGGATGATCGCACAGGGGCCTCTGCTCGCCCGTCTCGGGATCGGCCCGCGCGCCGAGGCGCTCGCCGCGAAACTGGGCGGCGCGGAACTCGACAGCCATATCGCCGCATTTGAACGGTTGACCTCGCCCGACAAAATGGGAACGCTTTTCAAAGCCCTCGCCCTCGCGCCCTCGCCCCAGACCTTGCCACCGGGATTTGACGCATGA
- the pgeF gene encoding peptidoglycan editing factor PgeF — translation MSLEIITSDALRGLTHGFFTRRGGASSGVFEGLNCGYGSSDQSDIVKINRSRVAGALGLPLEALCGVNQVHSPDVAVIDGPQEAPLPTADALVTDRPGLALVILTADCQPVLFADREAGVIGAAHAGWRGALEGVLDETLSAMVALGARREDIVAVIGPTISQRAYEVGPEFLEDFLLEDQQNARFFANGEGDRYLFDLPSYGLHRLREAGVGHAEWTRHCTYSDPSRFYSYRRSVHRGEADYGRLISAIRL, via the coding sequence ATGAGCCTTGAAATCATCACCTCCGACGCCCTTCGCGGGCTCACCCACGGATTTTTCACCCGCAGGGGCGGCGCCTCCTCGGGCGTGTTCGAGGGGCTCAACTGCGGCTATGGCTCCTCCGATCAGTCCGACATCGTGAAGATCAACCGCAGCCGCGTGGCGGGGGCGCTCGGCCTTCCGCTCGAGGCGCTCTGCGGGGTCAACCAGGTGCATTCCCCCGACGTCGCGGTGATCGACGGGCCGCAGGAGGCGCCGCTTCCGACCGCCGACGCGCTCGTCACCGACCGGCCCGGCCTCGCCCTCGTGATCCTGACCGCCGATTGCCAGCCGGTGCTGTTCGCGGACCGGGAGGCCGGCGTGATCGGCGCCGCCCATGCGGGATGGAGAGGCGCGCTCGAGGGGGTGCTCGACGAGACGCTTTCGGCCATGGTCGCGCTCGGCGCCCGGCGCGAGGACATCGTCGCCGTGATCGGCCCGACGATCTCGCAACGCGCCTATGAGGTCGGTCCCGAATTCCTCGAGGATTTCCTTCTCGAGGACCAGCAGAACGCCCGCTTCTTCGCGAACGGAGAGGGCGACCGCTATCTCTTCGACCTGCCCTCCTACGGTCTGCACCGGCTGCGCGAGGCGGGGGTGGGCCATGCCGAATGGACGCGGCATTGCACCTATTCGGACCCCTCGCGCTTCTACTCCTACCGCCGTTCCGTGCATCGCGGCGAAGCGGATTACGGGCGGCTGATCTCCGCGATCCGCCTCTGA
- a CDS encoding Hint domain-containing protein, with translation MSQPLSRARPVASRTAFGSPELPVRRVDPPSHSAWTVRRTSFPERTPLPLRRYDILWRDARGGIRDAQLNAPALPLFESAFTAFARGALLPTRQGAVAIEDLLPGDEVETTEGDFVPVDWLGSVALDTQGRRAPGAHPEPLYRITADAFGLGRPTPDLVLGPAARLLIRHAASRALAPIRGLVDGVSVVEMRPPAAVRCYHLRLTRHAAIRVNGLELESFHPGPTANTELSGELRAKFLTLFPHLGTLAEFGRPCHPRLTPAERLARAS, from the coding sequence ATGTCCCAGCCCCTGTCCCGTGCCCGTCCGGTCGCGTCCCGGACCGCCTTCGGTTCCCCGGAGCTCCCCGTGCGGCGCGTCGATCCGCCGTCGCATTCCGCGTGGACCGTCCGGCGGACGTCCTTCCCGGAGAGAACGCCCCTTCCCCTGCGCCGCTACGACATCCTCTGGCGCGACGCGCGTGGCGGGATCCGCGACGCGCAGCTCAACGCCCCTGCCCTGCCGCTGTTCGAAAGCGCCTTCACCGCCTTCGCCCGCGGCGCGCTGCTCCCGACGCGACAGGGGGCGGTGGCGATCGAGGATCTTCTTCCCGGCGACGAGGTGGAAACGACCGAGGGCGATTTCGTCCCGGTCGACTGGCTGGGTTCGGTGGCGCTCGACACGCAGGGCCGGCGCGCGCCCGGCGCCCATCCCGAACCGCTCTACCGGATCACCGCCGACGCCTTCGGCCTCGGTCGCCCAACCCCCGATCTCGTACTCGGCCCCGCCGCGCGGCTGCTGATCCGGCACGCCGCCTCCCGCGCCCTTGCTCCGATCCGGGGCCTTGTCGACGGGGTTTCCGTGGTGGAGATGCGGCCGCCTGCCGCGGTGCGGTGCTATCACCTGCGGCTGACCCGGCATGCGGCGATCCGGGTGAACGGTCTCGAGCTCGAAAGCTTTCACCCCGGCCCCACCGCGAACACGGAGCTGTCCGGCGAGCTGCGCGCGAAATTCCTCACGCTTTTCCCGCATCTCGGCACGCTCGCGGAATTCGGCAGGCCGTGCCATCCGCGGCTGACGCCGGCGGAGAGGCTCGCCCGCGCCTCCTGA
- a CDS encoding Lrp/AsnC family transcriptional regulator, with the protein MPSHKLDEIDRKILAELQADGRMTNVELARRVGISAPPCLRRVRTLEEAGYIRGYHAVVDTRALNFEVQVFAMVGLQSQAEVDLSKFEAKCRQWPLVRECHMLNGEVDFILKCVAPDLSTFQSFLTGELLSTENVASVKTSLVIRCAKDEPGVPFEVLEARLAQDA; encoded by the coding sequence ATGCCCTCTCACAAGCTCGACGAGATCGATCGCAAGATCCTTGCGGAGTTGCAGGCCGACGGGCGCATGACGAATGTCGAACTGGCCAGGCGGGTGGGCATCTCCGCACCGCCCTGCCTGCGCCGTGTGCGCACGCTCGAGGAGGCCGGCTATATCCGGGGGTATCACGCGGTGGTGGACACCCGCGCGCTCAATTTCGAGGTGCAGGTCTTCGCGATGGTCGGACTTCAGAGCCAGGCGGAGGTGGACCTGTCGAAATTCGAGGCGAAATGCCGGCAATGGCCGCTCGTGCGCGAATGCCACATGCTGAACGGCGAGGTGGATTTCATCCTCAAATGCGTCGCCCCGGATCTGTCGACCTTCCAGAGCTTCCTCACCGGGGAACTCCTGTCGACGGAGAACGTCGCTTCGGTGAAGACCTCGCTCGTGATCCGCTGCGCGAAGGACGAGCCCGGCGTGCCCTTCGAGGTGCTCGAGGCGCGTCTGGCGCAGGACGCCTGA
- the trxB gene encoding thioredoxin-disulfide reductase produces the protein MADTKHTKVLIIGSGPAGYTAAIYAARAMLSPVLVQGIEPGGQLTTTTEVENFPGFTEVQGPDLMVKMQDHAATMGAEIVADIITQLDTGTRPFTATGDSGTVYTADAVILATGARAKWLGLPTEENFKGFGVSACATCDGFFYRGQEIVVVGGGNTAVEEALFLTNFASKVTLIHRRDTLRAEKILIDRLLKNEKIHPLWDHELVEVYGDDAPMKGVNGVKARNVRTGEITDLAAKGVFVAIGHAPANELVKDVLELHNGGYVKVKPGTTETSIPGIFAAGDLTDHKYRQAVTSAGMGCMAALDAEHWLAAQD, from the coding sequence ATGGCGGACACGAAACACACCAAGGTTCTCATCATCGGCTCAGGCCCGGCGGGCTATACCGCCGCGATCTACGCCGCGCGTGCGATGCTCTCGCCGGTCCTCGTGCAGGGCATCGAGCCGGGCGGCCAGCTCACGACGACGACCGAGGTGGAGAATTTTCCGGGTTTCACGGAGGTGCAGGGTCCCGACCTCATGGTGAAGATGCAGGACCATGCGGCGACGATGGGCGCGGAGATCGTCGCGGATATCATCACCCAACTCGACACCGGCACCCGCCCCTTCACCGCCACCGGCGATTCCGGCACCGTCTATACCGCCGATGCCGTGATCCTCGCCACTGGGGCGCGGGCGAAATGGCTCGGCCTGCCGACGGAGGAGAACTTCAAGGGATTCGGCGTCTCCGCCTGCGCCACCTGTGACGGCTTCTTCTACCGCGGCCAGGAGATCGTGGTGGTCGGCGGCGGCAATACCGCCGTCGAGGAGGCCCTGTTCCTCACCAATTTCGCCTCGAAAGTGACGCTCATCCACCGCCGCGACACGCTGCGCGCGGAGAAGATCCTGATCGACCGGCTGCTGAAGAACGAAAAGATCCATCCGCTCTGGGATCACGAGCTCGTCGAGGTTTATGGCGACGACGCACCGATGAAGGGCGTGAACGGGGTGAAGGCGCGCAACGTCAGGACCGGCGAGATCACCGATCTCGCGGCGAAGGGCGTGTTCGTCGCCATCGGTCATGCGCCGGCGAACGAACTGGTGAAGGACGTGCTCGAACTGCACAACGGCGGTTATGTGAAGGTGAAGCCCGGCACCACCGAGACCTCGATCCCCGGCATCTTCGCGGCGGGCGATCTCACCGATCACAAGTATCGCCAGGCCGTCACCTCCGCGGGCATGGGCTGCATGGCCGCGCTCGACGCCGAGCACTGGCTCGCGGCCCAGGACTGA
- a CDS encoding bifunctional sulfate adenylyltransferase/adenylylsulfate kinase, producing the protein MSQNLAPIPELYVSYDSAQKLKVEAADLVSLDLTPRQICDLELLMNGGFNPLKGFLTEADYDTVVENMRLADGTLWPMPITLDVSEDFAEKLELGQDIALRDQEGVILGTMTVTDRWEPNKSREAEKVFGADDVAHPAVNYLHHTAGKIYLGGPVTGIQQPVHYDFRARRDTPNELRAYFRKVGWRRVVAFQTRNPLHRAHQELTFRAAKEAQANLLIHPVVGMTKPGDVDHFTRVRCYEAVLDKYPGSTTTMSLLPLAMRMAGPREAIWHGLIRKNYGCTHLIVGRDHAGPGKNSAGEDFYGPYDAQELFAQHQDEMGIEMVDFKHMVYVQERAQYEPADEIEDKDNVTILNISGTELRRRLAEGLEIPEWFSFPEVVAELRRTRPPRSKQGFTVFFTGFSGSGKSTIANALMVKLMEMGGRPVTLLDGDIVRKNLSSELGFSKEHRDLNIRRIGYVASEITKNGGIAICAPIAPYAATRRAVREDVENFGAFVEVHVATSLEECERRDRKGLYKLAREGKIKEFTGISDPYDVPETPELRVETEGHDVDNCAHQVILKLESMGLIAAH; encoded by the coding sequence ATGTCGCAGAACCTCGCACCGATCCCCGAGCTCTATGTCTCTTACGACAGCGCCCAAAAGCTCAAAGTCGAAGCCGCCGACCTCGTCAGTCTGGACCTCACCCCGCGGCAGATCTGCGATCTGGAGCTCCTGATGAACGGGGGGTTCAACCCGCTCAAGGGCTTTCTCACCGAAGCAGATTACGACACTGTCGTGGAGAACATGCGCCTCGCCGACGGCACGCTCTGGCCGATGCCGATCACCCTCGACGTTTCCGAAGACTTCGCCGAAAAGCTCGAGCTCGGCCAGGACATCGCGCTGCGCGACCAGGAGGGCGTGATCCTCGGGACGATGACGGTCACCGACCGCTGGGAGCCGAACAAGTCGCGGGAGGCCGAAAAGGTCTTCGGCGCCGACGACGTCGCGCACCCGGCCGTCAACTACCTGCACCACACGGCGGGCAAGATCTATCTCGGCGGCCCCGTGACCGGCATCCAGCAGCCGGTGCATTACGATTTCCGCGCCCGCCGCGACACGCCCAACGAGTTGCGCGCCTATTTCCGCAAGGTCGGCTGGCGCCGCGTCGTCGCCTTCCAGACCCGCAACCCGCTGCACCGCGCGCATCAGGAGCTCACCTTCCGCGCCGCGAAGGAGGCGCAGGCGAACCTGCTGATCCATCCCGTCGTCGGCATGACGAAGCCGGGCGACGTCGACCACTTCACCCGCGTGCGCTGCTATGAGGCGGTGCTCGACAAATATCCGGGGTCGACGACGACGATGAGCCTGCTGCCGCTCGCCATGCGCATGGCCGGCCCGCGCGAGGCGATCTGGCACGGCCTGATCCGCAAGAACTATGGCTGCACCCATCTCATCGTCGGCCGCGACCATGCCGGGCCGGGCAAGAATTCGGCCGGTGAGGATTTCTATGGCCCCTATGACGCGCAGGAGCTCTTTGCCCAACATCAGGACGAGATGGGCATCGAGATGGTCGACTTCAAACACATGGTCTATGTGCAGGAGCGCGCCCAGTACGAGCCGGCCGACGAGATCGAGGACAAGGACAACGTGACCATCCTCAACATCTCCGGCACGGAACTGCGCCGCCGCCTCGCGGAGGGGCTCGAGATCCCGGAATGGTTCTCCTTCCCCGAGGTCGTGGCCGAACTGCGCCGCACCCGTCCGCCGCGCTCGAAACAGGGCTTCACCGTCTTCTTCACCGGCTTCTCCGGCTCCGGCAAGTCCACCATCGCGAACGCCCTCATGGTGAAGCTGATGGAGATGGGCGGGCGTCCCGTGACGCTGCTCGACGGCGATATCGTGCGCAAAAACCTCTCCTCGGAACTCGGCTTCTCGAAGGAGCACCGCGACCTGAACATCCGCCGCATCGGCTACGTCGCCTCGGAGATCACCAAGAACGGCGGCATCGCCATCTGCGCCCCGATCGCGCCCTATGCGGCGACGCGCCGCGCGGTGCGGGAGGATGTCGAGAATTTCGGCGCCTTCGTCGAGGTGCATGTCGCCACCTCGCTCGAGGAATGCGAACGCCGCGACCGCAAGGGGCTCTACAAGCTCGCCCGCGAAGGCAAGATCAAGGAATTCACCGGCATTTCCGACCCCTATGACGTGCCGGAAACCCCGGAACTGCGGGTGGAGACGGAGGGCCACGACGTCGACAACTGCGCCCATCAGGTCATCCTGAAGCTCGAGAGCATGGGCCTGATCGCCGCGCACTGA
- a CDS encoding glycosyltransferase family 2 protein, whose translation MKDFVVSLTAIPPRFDDLMPTLLSLRAQRQVTVREIRLDLPQGFRRFTFDPATDLPDLPDWVTVRIVGRDYGPATKILPAAQDYAGQDVFLFYCDDDQRYEPDLLHKLGTAAEARPNDVIANMGYNLHERLDNPCYDFPHGFQPRAQRRRKDWRYRLWRLRSGFRKKFAFVGTPGYIDIAEGFGGVLARPSFFTPDMYDIPEILWTVDDPWLSGHFTKNGHGIWRPADTFRFDHNRGAEALANFVCEGHGRASADTLCIEYFRREYGIWGGDDPSTRFERDLTRPRGWAPDARAVSRP comes from the coding sequence ATGAAAGACTTCGTCGTATCGTTGACCGCGATTCCTCCGCGTTTCGACGATCTCATGCCGACGCTGCTGTCGCTGCGCGCGCAGCGGCAGGTGACCGTTCGAGAGATCCGTCTCGACCTGCCGCAAGGTTTTCGCCGCTTCACCTTCGATCCCGCGACCGACCTGCCCGACCTGCCGGATTGGGTGACGGTGCGGATCGTCGGGCGCGACTACGGACCCGCGACAAAGATCCTGCCCGCCGCACAGGATTATGCGGGACAGGACGTGTTCCTGTTCTATTGCGACGACGATCAGCGATACGAGCCGGATCTGCTCCACAAGCTCGGCACCGCCGCGGAGGCGCGGCCGAACGACGTGATCGCCAATATGGGCTACAACCTTCACGAACGGCTCGACAATCCCTGCTACGATTTTCCGCACGGTTTTCAGCCCCGTGCTCAGCGCAGGCGCAAGGACTGGCGCTACCGGCTCTGGCGCCTGCGCTCGGGGTTCCGCAAGAAGTTCGCCTTCGTCGGGACGCCGGGCTATATCGACATTGCCGAAGGCTTCGGCGGGGTGCTGGCGCGCCCCTCCTTCTTCACGCCCGACATGTACGACATCCCGGAGATCCTCTGGACGGTGGACGATCCCTGGCTTTCGGGGCATTTCACGAAGAACGGGCATGGCATCTGGCGCCCTGCCGACACCTTCCGTTTCGACCACAACAGGGGAGCGGAGGCGCTGGCGAATTTCGTCTGCGAAGGTCACGGGCGCGCGTCGGCGGACACGCTCTGCATCGAATACTTCCGGCGCGAGTACGGGATCTGGGGCGGGGACGATCCCTCCACCCGTTTCGAGCGCGACCTGACGCGCCCGCGCGGCTGGGCGCCTGACGCCCGCGCCGTGTCCCGGCCCTGA
- a CDS encoding DUF1150 family protein, with translation MNVEYPHLPAAGEKIVYVRPVAVADLPEEVRAQAQGLDRIYAVHDADGAQLALVANRQLAFALAREHDYAAVNVH, from the coding sequence ATGAATGTCGAATATCCGCATCTTCCCGCCGCCGGGGAAAAGATCGTCTATGTCCGGCCCGTCGCGGTCGCCGACCTGCCCGAAGAGGTTCGGGCGCAGGCGCAGGGGCTCGACCGGATCTATGCCGTGCACGATGCCGATGGCGCACAGCTCGCGCTGGTGGCCAACCGCCAGCTCGCCTTCGCGCTGGCGCGCGAACATGACTATGCCGCGGTGAACGTGCACTGA
- a CDS encoding Hsp20 family protein: protein MTKVTFGAHPFLLGFDQLERLVERTAKSDAGGYPPYNIEQSSENTYRITLAVAGFSEDDLAITLEDRQLVVRGRQSDDGDGRVFLHRGIAGRQFQRSFVLAEGVEVTGASMENGLLHIDLTRAVPESVVQTIQIRKG, encoded by the coding sequence ATGACGAAAGTGACCTTTGGGGCCCATCCGTTTCTTCTGGGCTTCGATCAGCTCGAACGGCTGGTCGAACGGACAGCGAAGTCCGACGCGGGTGGCTATCCTCCCTACAACATCGAGCAGTCGTCGGAAAACACCTACCGTATCACGCTCGCCGTGGCCGGATTTTCCGAGGACGATCTCGCGATCACGCTCGAAGACCGTCAGCTCGTCGTGCGCGGGCGCCAGTCCGACGACGGCGACGGGCGCGTGTTCCTGCACCGGGGGATTGCCGGACGTCAGTTCCAGCGCTCCTTCGTGCTGGCCGAAGGGGTCGAGGTGACGGGCGCGTCGATGGAGAACGGCCTTCTCCATATCGACCTCACCCGCGCCGTGCCCGAAAGCGTGGTCCAGACCATTCAGATCAGGAAGGGATAA
- a CDS encoding YdcH family protein, giving the protein MNVSNRMDHLDVLRVKLEILRREHRDLDAAIEAMQETGHLDALRLQRMKKQKLALKDRIAMIEDQITPDIIA; this is encoded by the coding sequence ATGAACGTGTCCAACCGAATGGATCATCTCGACGTGCTTCGGGTGAAGCTCGAAATCCTCAGGCGCGAGCATCGCGACCTCGATGCCGCCATCGAAGCGATGCAGGAGACCGGCCATCTCGACGCGCTCCGGCTCCAGCGCATGAAGAAGCAGAAGCTTGCGCTGAAGGACCGGATCGCCATGATCGAGGACCAGATCACCCCCGACATCATTGCGTAA
- the purE gene encoding 5-(carboxyamino)imidazole ribonucleotide mutase produces MSVDVGIIMGSQSDWPTMKRAAEILGDLGIGYEAKIVSAHRTPDRLWSYGKQAAGRGLKVIIAGAGGAAHLPGMMASKTRVPVIGVPIQTRALSGVDSLYSIVQMPKGFPVATMAIGEAGAANAGLMAAGILAVSDPALGARLDAWREALSASIPDEPADD; encoded by the coding sequence GTGAGCGTCGATGTCGGCATCATCATGGGCAGCCAGTCGGACTGGCCGACCATGAAACGCGCAGCGGAAATCCTCGGGGATCTGGGCATAGGATACGAGGCGAAAATCGTCTCCGCCCACCGCACCCCCGACCGGCTCTGGAGCTATGGCAAGCAGGCCGCCGGACGCGGGCTCAAGGTGATCATCGCCGGCGCGGGCGGTGCCGCGCACCTGCCGGGCATGATGGCATCGAAAACCCGTGTGCCGGTGATCGGCGTGCCGATCCAGACCCGCGCGCTCTCGGGCGTCGACAGCCTCTATTCCATCGTCCAGATGCCGAAGGGCTTTCCCGTCGCCACCATGGCCATCGGGGAGGCGGGCGCGGCCAATGCGGGGCTGATGGCCGCGGGCATCCTCGCGGTCTCCGATCCGGCGCTGGGTGCGCGGCTCGACGCCTGGCGCGAGGCGCTTTCCGCCTCCATTCCCGACGAGCCCGCCGATGACTGA